The DNA region ATCTAACGAAATAACATAACAAAAGATAATTACAAGTCTAATGTTTTGTCTTTATTTGATCTTTTAGGCTATTCGTCCATCCTTCACTACCACTCAATTCAACGTCCACTTTCTCTCCGCACCCCACCACGCAGGTCTCAATGCCATCCGGTTCCTAGCGAGGACACACGGCTCAGCTACGagctaaaaacaacaaaacaagacAAGATGACCGGCATCCACGTGGAGGGACTGGCGGCGATCGCCCTCTTCTACGTTCTGATCCTCGCGGTGGGGATCTGGGCAGCGTGGAAGAACAAACACGCCGGGGAAGCGGAGGGTACAAACCGCAGTGAAACCATCATGGTCGGTGGCAGAGACATTGGTTTATTTGTAGGTGGTTTTACCATGACCGGTGAGTTTCGTTGCGTGTGAATGATTGAGATAGGTTAGTCGATTTCCTATTTGTAAGTTGATTTCTAAATGAATGTGATTCTGGATTCTAGAAGTTTACTAACAGAATGTTGTAGGACGATACACccttttaaaaatgttaaaatgttttacttgatTGATATAAAAACCGGTTGTAAAAACATAAAGGCTACTTCAATTTGATAACTCATGCTCGATGGTGAGGAGAAATGCTTTAACTAAAGACACCAACTAACATGTTTGAATTGCAACATTGAACATCTTTAGTTTacagattttttaaattttttaaatacattattCCGTGAAGAAACTCATAATCGGACCAAGCTTTCATTTTCAAGCACAATTCAAAATAAGCGCAATGTTGTAACCTTGTCGTTTGGTTTTACGCGCGTCGGGTCGTCGTGATTTTACTCTCTGAATTACTGTCGGCTGAACATTTATATTTAGTTGTTGTCGTCATTGCAGCGACCTGGGTTGGTGGAGGATATATCAACGGAACAGCGGAGTACGTCTATCTTCCTGGGTATGGCTTGGCTTGGGCACAAGCGCCTTTTGGATATGCGCTAAGTCTAGTCGTAGGTGAGTCATCTCAATATAAACGGtgtgttcggaaagtattcagaacccttaaatttttccaaattgtgttaccttacagccttattctaaaatggattaaatccccccctcattaatctacacaaaatgccctataatgacatcacaataccccataatgacatcacaataccccataatgacatcacaataccccataatgacatcacaataccccatgatgacatcacaataccccatgatgacatcacaataccccatgatgacaaagcgaaaataggtttttagaaatgtttgcaaatgtattaacaatgaaaaacagaaatacttgatttacataaatattcagaccctttgctatgagactctaaattgagctcaggtgcatcctgtttccattgatcatccttgagatgtttctacaacttgattggagtccacctgtggtaaattcaattgattggacatgatttggaaaggcacacacctgtctatataaggtcccactgttgacagtgcatgtcagagcaaaaaccaagccatgaagttgaaggaattgtccttagagctccgagacaggattgtgtcgaggcacagatctggggaagggtaccaataaatgtcagcagcattgaaggtccccaagaacacagtggcctccatcattctgaaatggaagaagtttggaaccaccaagactcttcctagagctggccgcccggccaaactgagcaatcgggggagaagggcctcggtcagggaggtgaccaagaacccgatggtcactctgacagagctccagaattcctctgtggagatggaggaaccttccagaaggacaaccatctctgcagcactcaaacaatctggcctttatggtagagtggccagacagaagccactcctcagtaaaagacacatgacagcccacttggagtttgccaaaaggcacctaaagactcgcagagcatgagaaacaagattatctgatcttgagtggcccagccagggtcCAGACTtcaacccgattgaacatctctggagagacctgaaaatagctgtgcagcgacgctccccatccaacctgacagagcttgagaggatctgcagagaagaatggaagaatacaggtgtgccaaacttgtagcgtcatacccaagaagactctaagttgtaatcgctgccaaaggtgcttcaaacaaagtactgagtaaagggtctgaaaacttatgtaaaatgtgatatttccgttttctATTTTAATTTCTTTtgtaacattttctaaaaacctgtttttgctttgtcgttatggggtattgtgatgtcgttatggggtattgtgatgtcatcatggggtattgtgatgtcattatggggtattgtgatgtcattatggggtattgtgatgtcatcatggggtattgtgtgtagattgatgagggaaacatttaatttaatctattgtagaataaggctgtaatgtaacaaaatgtgtaaaaaagtcaaggggtctgaatacctcctGAGTGCCACTGTGTAGTAGACTACAGTTTGTAATATATAAATTAACAACGTAGATTTACTTGTGAAataatccaaatatattttacattcttgTGAAAATCTCCAATATTCTGTGCGTTTAAACCTGTCAACATTCCTCCCGCGTTGCAGGAGGCCTGTTCTTCGCCAAGCCCATGCGTTCCCGAGGTTACGTCACCATGCTGGACCCTTTCCAGCAGAAGTATGGGAAGAGGATGGGCGGTCTGCTCTTCATACCTGCTCTAATGGGAGAGATCTTCTGGTCGGCGGCCATTTTATCTGCTCTGGGCAAGTTATTATGAACGATGTATTACAGCACagtgtgatcaaatcaaatgtatttataaagcccttcttacatcagctgatatctcaaagtgctgtacagaaacccagcctaaaaccccaaacagcaagcaatgcaggtgtagaagcacggtggctaggaaaaactccctagaaaggccaaaacctaggaagggATCTCTTGTCTGTGTTGTTACTATCTCTGATCaggtctccctgtctctctgttcctctaggAGCCACGCTGAGTGTGATCATAGATATAAACATCAAGATGTCTGTGGTGATGTCTTGTCTGTGTTGTTACTATCTCTGATCaggtctccctgtctctctgttcctctaggAGCCACGCTGAGTGTGATCATAGACATAAACATCAAGATGTCTGTGGTGATCTCTGCCTGTATTGCCATCTTCTACACGTTAGTCGGAGGTCTGTATTCTGTAGCGTACACCGACGTGGTGCAACTCTTCTGTATCTTCCTGGGACTGGTGAGACACTCGGCCcgtaccaaatacttatttcagcCGGACTTCATTTTTGCTTGGGAGTTTGTACTTTGGGGACCAATTCCGTTGGGTTCCATTGTAGCTGAAACATTTGAAAGAATTTGAGAAGGAGTAGGGACGACTCTCACTATTAAAAACCTTATACTATATTTCtacaactatttaatacattataCTATATTTCTACAACTATTTCATACATTATACTATATTTCtacaactatttaatacattataCTATATTTCTACAACTATTAAAAACACGATTCTATATTTCtacaactatttaatacattataCTATATTTCtacaactatttaatacattataCTATATTTCtacaactatttaatacattataCTATATTTCtacaactatttaatacattataCTATATTTCTACAACTACTTAAAACATTATACTATATTTCTACAACTACTTAAAACATTATACTATACTTCtacaactatttaatacattataCTATATTTCtacaactatttaatacattataCTATATTTCTACAGCTATTTAAAACAGGATACTATATTTCtacaactatttaatacattataCTATATTTCTACAACTAATACATTATACTATATTTCTACAGCTATTTAATACAGGATACTATATTTCTACAGCTATTTAATACATTATACTATATTTCTACAACTATTTAAAACGTGCCATTCTGGCTGTAGCAGTGTGTGTTTGACCCGGGTTTGACGTGTTCCCGTGTGtcgctgtctctgcctctgtgtcAGTGGGTTTCAGTACCGTTCGCTCTGAACAACCCAGCCGTGTCTGACATCAAGATCAGTGCAGTGAAGGAGATCTACCAAGCTCCCTGGAAGGGAAACATCAAGAGAGAAGATGCCTGGGTCTGGATAGACAACTTCTGTCTGCTGGTACGTACAGTTCTGGATAGGACTGGTTCTGGATAGGACTGGGTCTGGATAGGACTGGTTCTGGATAGGACTGGGTCTGGATAGGACTGGTTCTGGATAGGACTGGTTCTGGATAGGACTGGGTCTGGGTAAGATTGGGTCTGGATAGGACCTGGTTCTGGATAGGACTGGTTCTGGATAGGACTGGGTCTGGATAGGACTGGTTCTGGATAATACTGGTTCTGGATAGGACTGGTTCTGGATAGGACTGGTTCTGGATAGGACTGGTTCTGGATAATACTGGTTCTGGATAAGATTGGGTCTGGATAGGACCTGGTTCTGGATAGGACTGGTTCTGGATAGGACTGGGTCTGAATAATACTGGGTCTGGGTAAGACTGGTTCTGGATAGGACTGGTTCTGGATAGGACTGGGTCTGGATAGGACTGGGTCTGGATAATACTGGGTCTGGATAGGACTGGTTCTGGATAGGACTGGTTCTGGATAGGACTGGGTCTGAATAATACTGGTTCTGGATAGGACTGGGTCTGGATAGGACTGGTTCTGGATAGGACTGGTTCTGGATAGGATTAGTTCTGGATAGGACTGGGTCTGGATAGGACTGGTTCTGGATAATACTGGGTCTGGATAGGACTGGTTCTGGATAGGACTGGTTCTGGATAATACTGGGTCTGGATAGGACTGGTTCTGGATAATACTGGGTCTGGATAGGACTGGTTCTGGATAAGACTGGTTCTGAATAGGACTGGTTCTGGATAAGACTGGGTCTGGATAAGACTGGTTCTGGATAGAACTGTGTCTGGATAAGACTGGTTCTGGATAGGACTGGTTCTGGATAGGACTGGTTCTGGATAGGATTAGTTCTGGATAGGACTGGGTCTGGATAGGACTGGTTCTGGATAGGACTGGTTCTGGATAGGACTGGGTCTGAATAATACTGGGTCTGGGTAAGACTGGTTCTGGATAGGACTGGTTCTGGATAATACTGGGTCTGGATAGGACTGGTTCTGGATAAGACTGGTTCTGAATAGGACTGGTTCTGGATAGAACTGGGTCTGGATAAGACTGGTTCTGGATAATACTGGTTATGGATAGGACTGGTTCTGGATAGGACTGGTTCTGGATAGGACTGGGTCTGGATAGGACTGGTTCTGGATAGGACTGGTTCTGGATAAGACTGGGTCTGGATAATACTGGTTCTGGATAGAACTGGGTCTGGATAAGACTGGGTCTGGATAGGACTGGTTCTGGATAGGACTGGTTCTGGATAGGACTGGGTCTGGATAGGACTGGTTCTGGATAGGACTGGGTCTGGATAAGACTGGGTCTGGATAATACTGGTTCTGGATAAGACTGGGTCTGGATAAGACTGGGTCTGGATAGGACTGGGTCTGGATAAGACTGGTTCTGGATAAGACTGGGTCTGGATAAGACTGGGTCTGGATAGGACTGGTTCTGGATAGGACTGGTTCTGGATAGGACTGGTTCTGGTACTCCAGCAGACAGAACATTTACTGTTTAAGGAGTAGTGATTATGTTCTGATTGTAACGATACTTACTGAAGAAtccactgtctcctctctgtgttctgGATGAAttcactgtctcctctctgtgttctgATTGAAttcactgtctcctctctgtgttctgATTGAAttcactgtctcctctctgtgttctgGATGAAttcactgtctcctctctgtgttctgGATGAAtccactgtctcctctctgtgttctgGATGAATCCACTGCCTCCTCTCTGTGTTCTAGATGAAtccactgtctcctctctgtgttctaGATGAAtccactgtctcctctctgtgttctaGATGAAtccactgtctcctctctgtgttctaGATGAAtccactgtctcctctctgtgttctaGATGAAtccactgtctcctctctgtgttctaGATGAAtccactgtctcctctctgtgttctaGATGAAtccactgtctcctctctgtgttctaGATGTTGGGGGGGATTCCCTGGCAGGTGTATTTTCAACGAGTTCTCTCTGCCTCTTCCGCTACGTACGCCCAGGTGCTGTCGTTCATCGCGGCTGCAGGGTGCCTGGTCATGGCTGTGCCCTCAGTAATGATCGGGGCTATAGGGGCTTCCACAGGTGAGACAcgcacacacccaaacacacacacacacacccaaacacacacacacacacccaaacacacacacacacacacacccaacacacacacacacacacacccaaacacacacacccaaacacacacacacacacacacacacacacacacacacacacacacacacacacacccaaacacacacacacacacacacacacacacacacccaaacacacacacacacacacacacacacacacacacacacacacccacacacacccccagctGGGCTACAGTTACTTTATGTCTGAGCGGTTCTACCTTGGACGTCTCGTTCCGTCGCGTTGCTTGATTTGTATCTGTTAGTTGTTGTCCTATTATTCCCAAACGTCTGATGGAGAGTTCCTCATCTGGTAGCCTAATGATGATACATATTTCAGAGGTCTGTCCCCCTGCTGGGCGTTGggggggggagggaaggggggtccgggggggggagggaagggggtcCGGGGGACACCTCTGGGTGTAACCGTGTTCCCCCTCAGATCTCTGGAAAAGCTCCAAAAAAACCATCATCAGCTGGTCCCTTCATCCATTATGGAggatcgttctctctctctctctctctctctccgtctctctccctctcaacctctctatccgtctctctccctctcaatctctcaatatctctctctctctccgtctctctccctctcaatctctcaatatctctctctctctccgtctctctccctctcaatctctcaatatctctctctctccctccgtctctctccctctcaatctctcaatatctctctctctctatccgtctctctccctctcaatctctcaatatctctctctctccctctcaatctctcaatatctctctctctctccgtctctctccctctcaatctctcaatatctctctctctctccgtctctctccctctcaatctctcaatatctctctctctctccgtctctctccctctcaatatctctctctctctccgtctctctccctctcaatatctctctctctctccgtctctctccctctcaatctctcaatatctctctctctctctccgtctctctccctctcaatctctcaatatctctctctctctccgtctctctccctctcaatctctcaatatctctctctctctatccgtctctctctctctcaacctctctctccgtctccctccctctcaatctctcaatatctctctctctctctccgtctctctccctctcaatctctcaatatctctctctctctccgtctctctccctctcaatctctcaatatctctctctctctatccgtctctctctctctcaacctctctctccgtctccctccctctcaatctctcaatatctctctctctctatccgtctctctctccgtctctccgtttACTACTGTGAACTTTGTAAATATTACATCTGAGGAGAAGCAAAAGGGACTGAATTAGGTTTGATCTCCAGGGTTTAACTCCAGCATCAAAGTCCTGCTGAATCACTGTCTGTACACTCAGTTACTGAGTCAGGAATGGGAGGTGAAATGCTACGTTAAGGGGTGATATATAGTTACAGTAGGACTACGTCCAGTGACGGGAAGTGAAATGCTACGTTAAGGGATGATATATAGTTACAGTAGGACTACGTCCAGTGACGGGAGGTGAAATGCTACGTTAAGGGATGATATATAGTTACAGTAGGACTACGTCCAGTGACGGGAGGTGAAATGCTACGTTAAGGGATGATATATAGTTACAGTAGGACTACGTCCAGTGACGGGAGGTGAAATGCTACGTTAAGGGGTGATATATAGGTTACAGTAGGACTACGTCCAGTGACGGAGGTGAAATGCTACGTTAAGGGGTGATATATAGTTACAGTAGGACTACGTCCAGTGACGGGAGGTGAATGCTACGTTAAGGGGTGATATATAGTTACAGTAGGACTACGTCCAGTGACGGGAGGTGAAATGCTACGTTAAGGGGTGATATATAGTTACAGTAGGACTACGTCCAGTGACGGGAGGTGAAATGCTACGTTAAGGGATGATATATAGTTACAGTAGGACTACGTCCAGTGACGGGAGGTGAAAATGCTACGTTAAGGGGTGATATATAGTTACAGTAGGACTACGTCCAGTGACGGAGGTGAAATGCTACGTTAAGGGGTGATATATAGTTACAGTAGGACTACGTCCAGTGACGGGAGGTGAAATGCTACGTAAGGGGTATATATAGGTTTACAGTAGGACTACGTCCAGTGAAGGAGGTGAAATGCTAGTTAAGGAGGTGATATATAGTTACAGTAGGACTACGTCCAGTGACGGGAGGTGAAATGCTACGTTAAGGGGTGAGATATAGTTACAGTAGGACTACGTCCAGTGACGGGAGGGTAAAATGCTAACGTTAAGGGATGATATATAGTTACAGTAGGACTACGTCCAGTGACGGGAGGTGAAATGCTACGTTAAGGGGTGATATATAGTTACAGTAGGACTACGTCCAGTGACGGGAGGTGAAATGCTACGTTAAGGGATGATATATAGTTACAGTAGGACTACGTCCAGTGACGGGAGTGAAATGCTACGTTAAGGGATGATATATAGTTACAGTAGGACTACGTCCAGTGACGGGAGGTGAAATGCTACGTTAAGGGATGATATATAGTTACAGTAGGACTACGTCCAGTGACGGGAGGTGAAATGCTACGTTAAGGGGTGATATATAGTTACAGTAGGACTACGTCCAGTGACGGGAG from Salmo trutta unplaced genomic scaffold, fSalTru1.1, whole genome shotgun sequence includes:
- the LOC115183909 gene encoding high-affinity choline transporter 1-like; amino-acid sequence: MTGIHVEGLAAIALFYVLILAVGIWAAWKNKHAGEAEGTNRSETIMVGGRDIGLFVGGFTMTATWVGGGYINGTAEYVYLPGYGLAWAQAPFGYALSLVVGGLFFAKPMRSRGYVTMLDPFQQKYGKRMGGLLFIPALMGEIFWSAAILSALGATLSVIIDINIKMSVVISACIAIFYTLVGGLYSVAYTDVVQLFCIFLGLWVSVPFALNNPAVSDIKISAVKEIYQAPWKGNIKREDAWVWIDNFCLLMLGGIPWQVYFQRVLSASSATYAQVLSFIAAAGCLVMAVPSVMIGAIGASTDWNQTAYGPVPPKERDQADMILPIVLQYLCPPFVSFFGLGAVSAAVMSSADSSILSASSMFARNIYQLAFRQSASDTEIVWVMRVTIFVFGGLATAMALLTGTVYGLWYLSSDLVYVIIFPQLISVLFVKGTNTYGSVAAYVFGLILRIGGGEPYLSIPPFIYYPGWQLEDRIHHLTGEVEHIVVQKFPFKTVSMLASFLGNVAFSYLAKYLFESGKLLPKYDFLDAVLAQHSIENMDKTTLVNRNDMALSEMAPVKPRLSVQLAATFTRRDTLAEEDSSPEDSPNHKTLD